NNNNNNNNNNNNNNNNNNNNNNNNNNNNNNNNNNNNNNNNNNNNNNNNNNNNNNNNNNNNNNNNNNNNNNNNAGAGTGATGCGTAGTTTAGCTGGACAGAGAAGAGCAGGTCTGAGTCCGAACTTGTAGAGCGCCGTCATGGCATCTTTGAATTAACTGTGCAGCTTTAGGACATCTGGGCTGTAATCTTCAAAGATCCGAATCTTGTGATTACGAAAGGTCAAAATCCCTTTTTTTGTCCGAGACTACAAACTACGAAATTCTTCACCTGGTAAGGATGAAACCACAGAACCACAGGACGCAGTCTCTGTCCTGGGCAGGTTTGGGAGCAGGGATTCGGTGCGCTCTGTCCAGTTCAGCGGTGATGCGAAAATGTGATAGCCAAAATCTCAGCAAGCATTTCGGAGAAGTTAGTTGGTCATGGTCCCTCAATTGACACAGGGAGGCCCACAATGCGAATATTCTGCCGCCAGCTGCGCCCCTCTAGGTCTGAAATTTTAGACCGCAGCCACTCGTTTTCTTTAGTGAGGCCGGAGCACGTGGCCTCTAGGTGTTCAAGGTGCTGGGTCACCTCCGTGAGTCCCAATTCGAGGCAACTGATGCGCTGGTCGTGAGCCGCGACTGTGGAGTTAATATTGTCCAACTTAGTGTCCAAGCTTTCAAAAGAGGCTTTGAAATCCATGGCAAGAGAGGCTCTGAGCTCTCGTGCAGGGCGCTGATTTCAGCTAGCGTAACACTAGAGCTAGGCGAGGATGATGCTTCACAGTCTTTTTCCACCTGTTTGGCCTTTTCCTTTCGACATGTTAAGTGAGAATATAATACTACGCACCCtaagaaagaaaagtaaataGATGTAGGTTCCCAAAAAGTTCTAAAAGAGCGAAGTTTGTAAAGAAGAAATGAAAAGTTAAAGGGAGCTGGTCACACTCACGGCTATACCAAAGGCGACATAACCGGAAGTcctcaggtgtgattctaagatctagtaataagagctaaaattcatttgggacggttgtcaactcattttgcacaagcaccagaattgagaaccactgctctgagatactcaaaataacaaactatcacACTCAACATGAATTGCCTTtctaaagttacttctctacttcagtatatTCCTGTAAATATTTctctacaatatttaaaacagtttgatcatttagtcaattaatttctcTGGAACAATAAGCACCCTAGGTTGCTATAGGAGTACATCGCAACAACCAGTTGATAATAAAAAGAGTTGGGGCTTCCTGAGCACTTATTTCATTATTacgccttcagtctgagacatctcgcgcactggtccctccctcctgagagagctcagtcttggtttatggttgaacaagccatcctatttccccttccaccactgcaatgtctatccgtccatctattttattcattttattttataaatgtgttatttttgaggctgatctaaaaatattataatttttactgacagaattttaggtgcaggctaggactgtctctgccatttccaaataacattgtccttttgacattttacaaaaagtgttatgacccgcttgtttgagttGCAACATAaagagagatgagccaacaaaatagcctaaatgcaaattatttattataaaatgtaactcatagaacaatcaatcaaagcaaccaacaaatgtctagaggtaataatgaagataaagaacttaaGATACAATCACAACAACATGATATGCAAgtaagtaatgcaaaacaaaaccataaggttaaagagtcaatgagatggcaggtcttgacatgaggacttCTGAGAAGCAACAGCATcctggggtagctagcacaacaacttttatatacccattgaggagtaatgcaggcatccaatcaggatttaccacatactccaatctggagtcttgggatcatcacagtgtattaatattgtaaaacttaatacctgtcactctgcctaaatcataaaatattcatcaattttgtattctactcaaaaaagtatatggagtaaactagaaagaatcttgaacctaaaagtaaagaaactttactaataaaagCTGCAACACAGGGCAATTAAAtgggctttctaaacttgaggccctggtatactgcaaactaaccatcctggagctccaccttctttgataATGCGGTGTCttcccagtgatttgtttctcattctaGGAGTCAGAACAACACcagctacatgaatacactggagagtagagtacagatgtatctgcactgtggtgctgtttgccagatgtttttgAAACTGTTCTCTCAGCCGCCATCATTGTGTTTATGGTAAACGCAAGGAGCGCAAcaaatttacaaccccacctactgcagtgtaggactgctggaaaacagtataccgtcactcagccttttctaacattattcagacatgaaacatcctgtgaACATGAGAAagtgttttgctgcattcatgtcatgtgtgcaactttttgtccatgtgtttcttaagctgcgccgaatgagcgaaactctgtagacactgatcagatctgtacggtttctctccagtatagatccttttttgtgttttcagatgtgttaactgaataaacctcttgtcacagtgtactgtctctccagtgtgagttgtctggtgcagtttcaattttggagctcatatattcacaccagtgtggatctttttgtgtttattaaggtttgctgatcggttgaaactcttcccacactgagtgcatgtgaatggtttctctccagtgtggatccttatgtgttgattaagggatgatgattggctgaaactcctcccacactgagtgcaagtgaatggtttctctccagtgtggatcctcatgtgttgattaagggatgatgattggctgaaacccctcccacactgagtgcaagtgaatggtttctctccagtgtgggtcttcaagtgtttattaaggtctgatgattggttgaaacttctcccacactgagtgcaagtgaatggtttcgcTCCTGTGTGGcccatcatgtgttgattaagggatgataattggctgaaactttttccacacagagtgcatgtgaatggtttctctccagtgtggatcatcatgtgaatcttaagatggtcttttcttccaaaactccttccacactgagtgcaggtgaaacgattcttgtctctccttttcaaaatactatcagtctgtaaattagttttttcctcaattttgacatgatgttcctcctctttactcccctcattctcttcaattaggtctgaaataaataaaacattagttttcattaagtcttaaaaactcatcaaaagctgaaaagtgaaaagacactggaaacattggctacacacactgtaattttgatgcacattaaatgcaaaataaatcagatcatattttgttcagtccattaacgtgtacacatttaagcagattcaattcatctttcaagagttcacacttagctcatgattgattataaacaagtttggcattctgtccctggagagagccctgagctcaaaaggtccttgagccctgggctccctcccatttgcagggcgagaggggagctctgagctcaggtaggtctcgagaactcccccagtttttgataagagctgatgacgGAAAATTATTGTTATAAGATATATGCTGCTGGATGTaagtttgactgtagtgctaaatttagattgatcaattaacttgtagtgcatgtttttgtaatgtgggaggaaaccggagaacccagggggaaacccacacaaacacgggaagaacatgccaaCTTTGCACAGAAATGACAGCCggcctgttaaaggactagagccggtgacgttcttgctgtgaggcaacagtgttaatcactgggccactgtgccaccctatgaagagaaaggtggaggagtacggttggaaagggggattcttcagaTCGAAGATGACTATAGTGAGAAACCTTGGCTCTTTATATTGGGTTAGGAATCGTTTGATTGGCGGATGATACGTagctaatgcagaaccagccatgttcaatcttaatcacgtgatcctctcaaaattagtttataaataaacttcacttcaagagttcaca
This region of Danio aesculapii chromosome 4, fDanAes4.1, whole genome shotgun sequence genomic DNA includes:
- the LOC130222386 gene encoding gastrula zinc finger protein XlCGF49.1-like; this translates as MKMVFIKEESEDVKIEETFRVKQEDLQEQTDLIEENEGSKEEEHHVKIEEKTNLQTDSILKRRDKNRFTCTQCGRSFGRKDHLKIHMMIHTGEKPFTCTLCGKSFSQLSSLNQHMMGHTGAKPFTCTQCGRSFNQSSDLNKHLKTHTGEKPFTCTQCGRGFSQSSSLNQHMRIHTGEKPFTCTQCGRSFSQSSSLNQHIRIHTGEKPFTCTQCGKSFNRSANLNKHKKIHTGVNI